The sequence GGCGGGACGTGATCGTACAGGCCGCCCCAGTCGTCCCACTGCACGAAGATCGCCGTCGTATTCCAGAACTTGCTGTTGCCGACGGCGTTGACGAGGGCCGTCACCCACGATGGCCCTAATCCGCCGCCACAGTTGACGTGATCGGAGTCGTTGCAGACCGGCGTGATCCAGGTGAAGTTTGCGAGCTTGCCGGCAGCCACGTCGGTGAGGAAGCGGGTCTGCGGCGTGATGATGTCCTTCTTCCAATCCGGGCCGTGGCGGATGTGGTGCACTGCTTGATAGCCGGACCAGTAGCTGCCCTGTCCGCTCGACGGGCTGTTATATTTGCTCGTGTAAAAGCGCCAGGATAGGCCGGCGCGATCGAGTTCGTCGCCCAGCGTCCGATAGTTGAAGCAGGGCGACTCGGACGGTCCGATCGTGCGGTCTTGCTTGAGAGTTGGAACCGAGTCGAAGCTTCCGCCGTAGCAGCCCCACAGCGTCACCGGAAGATTCACGCTGTGTCCGGCCTGCGCCGCGATGATATACTGATGCGCCGCGAAGCTCTCGTCGAGCTGCGACTGAAACATGCGGTCGGCCAACACCCACTCGTGCGCCATCGCGAAGTACGGCGCCGATTCGGAGTGCGGCACGTAGACGTACTGCGGATGCTTGATCTGCACCGGCCAAAAGTACGCCTTCTCCTTGTTGAAGCCGTCCATGCGGCAACCCGTGCCGCGCAGCGTGCCGGTACCGTCACACGCCTCGAACATCGCCTTCGAGCCGTGATCGATGATGTATTTCGCCGTGAGGCTCAAGGGCACGAGCTTGACGGTTTTCCCGTTGCGGAGTTTGCCTTCCGAGGCCGTGTCGGCTCCGGGATAGCCTTGGAAGAGGTTGTCGAAGCTGCGGTTTTCTTGAACGATGTAGACGACGTGCTCTATCTTCCCCGCGCCGGTCCCCGCGAGGTCTTGCAGTGCGGCCGCGCTCTGCATGACGGGTAGCGGTCGCGATCCGAACGAGCAGC is a genomic window of Candidatus Binatia bacterium containing:
- a CDS encoding alkaline phosphatase family protein; translation: MTKRLPALAIVLALFGCSFGSRPLPVMQSAAALQDLAGTGAGKIEHVVYIVQENRSFDNLFQGYPGADTASEGKLRNGKTVKLVPLSLTAKYIIDHGSKAMFEACDGTGTLRGTGCRMDGFNKEKAYFWPVQIKHPQYVYVPHSESAPYFAMAHEWVLADRMFQSQLDESFAAHQYIIAAQAGHSVNLPVTLWGCYGGSFDSVPTLKQDRTIGPSESPCFNYRTLGDELDRAGLSWRFYTSKYNSPSSGQGSYWSGYQAVHHIRHGPDWKKDIITPQTRFLTDVAAGKLANFTWITPVCNDSDHVNCGGGLGPSWVTALVNAVGNSKFWNTTAIFVQWDDWGGLYDHVPPPHRGFDGLGFRVPLLVISPYAKRDHVSHVQYETTSVLRFAEDLFGLDQLTVADRRATSPAKDCFDFSRPPRKFIPIKAPQGEEFFLAQPPDYRPPDDD